In the Leptotrichia sp. oral taxon 847 genome, one interval contains:
- a CDS encoding outer membrane beta-barrel protein, translating into MKKLILSVFILTTLVSFAEGNSVDVRAGLDLGSKSKVKNEDFSFDLLKKGFEIGTEYRRNLGAGFEAGAGIFYKRNNFKKEVLDDALVDEASYDTKYKSFNAVPIYATARYNFNTNSDFVPYIKANLGYSINSGKAESNYTGVGTSKYYDIAGKLNEKFEFKNGLYYGLGTGLKYKNFFADLSYNVIRAKVENNYMSSARYSSVTASGTTTRSTEYEFDKDDYKVNNRFVTLSFGYSFEF; encoded by the coding sequence ATGAAAAAATTAATTTTATCAGTTTTTATACTTACAACATTAGTTTCTTTTGCAGAAGGAAATAGCGTAGATGTCAGAGCAGGACTAGATTTAGGTTCAAAGTCTAAAGTCAAAAATGAAGATTTTAGTTTTGATTTATTAAAAAAGGGATTTGAAATTGGTACAGAATATAGAAGAAATTTAGGTGCTGGATTTGAAGCAGGAGCAGGTATTTTTTATAAGAGAAATAATTTTAAAAAAGAAGTTTTGGATGATGCTCTTGTAGATGAGGCTTCATATGATACAAAATATAAAAGTTTTAATGCAGTTCCGATTTATGCAACAGCAAGATATAACTTTAATACAAATTCAGACTTTGTTCCTTATATAAAAGCTAATTTGGGATATTCTATAAATTCAGGGAAAGCTGAATCAAATTATACTGGAGTAGGTACATCTAAGTATTATGATATAGCAGGAAAATTAAATGAAAAATTTGAATTTAAAAATGGACTTTACTATGGGCTTGGAACAGGATTAAAATATAAAAATTTCTTTGCTGATTTATCATATAATGTAATCAGAGCTAAAGTTGAAAATAACTATATGAGTAGTGCAAGATATTCTTCGGTAACTGCTTCAGGAACAACTACGAGAAGTACAGAATATGAATTTGATAAAGATGATTATAAAGTTAATAATAGATTTGTTACATTAAGTTTTGGATATAGTTTCGAATTTTAA
- a CDS encoding PhnE/PtxC family ABC transporter permease, whose amino-acid sequence MKNNYNKNIKIKKITKQKIYLYLTFAVLFLLTIYTFATMDFGGVNIKISTRSLFKDLKLMFFSPQLSDRYTFLEVLNDLLITISLAILSTIIGSVIALFLAFLSAKNLSGAKTSKIIKVIMSFIRAIPTILWVMVFSVVANIGVEAAVIGMTFHSVAYLVKAYSESFEEIDSGIIEALKSTGASFWQIVFCAIFPSTITSILSWTFIRFEINFTNAVLVGAAAGAGGTGYDMFMAGTMYFDIQEIGVFVYLIFSVAVILELISYFLKKNYLKK is encoded by the coding sequence TTGAAAAATAATTACAACAAGAATATAAAAATAAAAAAAATTACAAAGCAAAAAATATATTTATATTTAACTTTTGCAGTTTTATTTCTTTTGACGATTTACACATTTGCCACTATGGACTTTGGCGGAGTAAATATAAAAATTTCGACGAGAAGTCTTTTTAAAGATTTAAAACTTATGTTTTTCTCACCGCAGTTATCTGACAGATACACTTTTTTAGAAGTCCTAAATGATTTATTAATCACAATTTCACTGGCGATATTATCGACAATAATCGGCTCAGTGATTGCACTATTTTTAGCATTTCTATCAGCAAAAAATTTATCAGGTGCAAAGACTTCAAAAATCATAAAAGTGATAATGTCATTTATCCGTGCAATTCCAACTATCTTATGGGTAATGGTTTTTTCAGTGGTTGCAAATATTGGGGTCGAAGCAGCTGTAATAGGAATGACTTTTCACAGTGTAGCTTACCTCGTAAAAGCTTATTCAGAAAGTTTTGAAGAGATTGATAGTGGCATCATTGAAGCATTAAAATCAACTGGAGCTTCTTTTTGGCAAATTGTCTTTTGCGCAATTTTTCCCAGCACAATTACATCCATTTTATCTTGGACTTTTATCCGTTTTGAAATAAATTTTACAAATGCAGTTTTGGTAGGAGCTGCCGCCGGAGCTGGTGGAACAGGATACGATATGTTTATGGCTGGAACGATGTATTTTGATATTCAAGAAATTGGAGTTTTCGTCTATTTAATTTTTTCAGTTGCAGTTATACTAGAACTTATTTCTTATTTTTTGAAGAAAAATTATTTGAAAAAATAA
- the rplO gene encoding 50S ribosomal protein L15: MNLNELRPAEGSKRERRRIGRGHGTGWGKTAGKGHNGQKQRSGSYVSPIFEGGQMPIVRRIPKRGFSNHAFKKDFIVITLDDVVKKFNDGDVISLETLVENGVVKNPRFITKYSDEALRNIKGRKAVKAYLKENIESYVKEREYTSLLKIIGNTEVNKKLTVKAHRISKTAKELIEKAGGNVELLEIRTYSAKAGNNKKEDEVK, translated from the coding sequence ATGAATCTTAATGAATTAAGACCTGCCGAAGGTTCTAAAAGAGAAAGAAGAAGAATCGGAAGAGGACACGGTACTGGTTGGGGAAAAACAGCTGGTAAAGGACATAACGGACAAAAACAAAGATCAGGTTCATATGTATCACCTATATTTGAAGGTGGACAAATGCCAATAGTTAGAAGAATTCCTAAAAGAGGATTTTCTAATCATGCATTTAAAAAAGATTTTATTGTAATTACATTAGACGATGTTGTTAAAAAATTTAATGACGGAGATGTAATTAGTTTAGAAACATTAGTTGAAAATGGAGTAGTTAAAAACCCACGATTTATAACTAAATATTCTGATGAAGCATTGAGAAATATTAAAGGAAGAAAAGCTGTAAAAGCTTACTTAAAAGAAAATATTGAATCATATGTGAAAGAAAGAGAATATACAAGTTTATTAAAAATTATTGGGAATACAGAAGTTAACAAAAAATTAACAGTAAAAGCTCATAGAATCTCAAAAACAGCTAAGGAATTAATTGAAAAAGCTGGTGGAAACGTAGAGTTGTTAGAAATAAGAACATATTCAGCTAAAGCAGGAAATAATAAAAAAGAAGATGAAGTTAAGTAA
- the phnE gene encoding phosphonate ABC transporter, permease protein PhnE has product MELNQKDIFKKRLYSKIIFFLILIGLYLISSITAGFKNGTAFFSIPSGIFWLFQKFIPTQNSIQYFPIILDSAIKTILLSISSTMISAVFALFLAIIGSNTTGINILTKILSKVIASFFRNMPVVAWSLILLFSFKQSEFTGFLSLFFITFGYLTRAFSETIDEVANDNIEALKSVGASYLQIIFCGVFPTVFPQFISWLLYFIENNIREATLIGILTGTGIGFTFNLYYRSFRYDAAGLVILVITVIVVSIELLSNKLRNEMM; this is encoded by the coding sequence ATGGAACTAAATCAAAAAGATATTTTCAAAAAACGACTTTATTCCAAAATAATATTTTTTTTAATACTAATAGGCCTTTATCTAATTTCCTCAATCACAGCTGGATTTAAAAATGGAACTGCCTTTTTTTCAATTCCTTCTGGAATCTTTTGGCTATTTCAAAAATTTATTCCAACTCAAAATTCTATCCAATACTTTCCAATAATTTTGGATTCTGCCATAAAAACTATTTTACTTTCCATAAGTTCTACGATGATTTCCGCAGTATTTGCACTATTTTTAGCAATTATTGGCTCAAATACTACTGGAATTAATATTTTAACAAAAATTCTATCCAAAGTTATCGCTTCTTTTTTTAGAAATATGCCAGTTGTAGCCTGGTCTTTAATCTTGCTTTTCTCTTTTAAGCAAAGTGAATTTACTGGTTTTTTATCCCTATTTTTCATAACTTTTGGATACTTAACCAGAGCTTTTTCAGAAACAATTGACGAAGTTGCAAATGACAATATAGAAGCGCTAAAATCTGTAGGAGCATCATATCTACAAATTATTTTCTGCGGAGTTTTTCCAACCGTCTTTCCACAATTTATTTCGTGGCTACTTTACTTCATCGAGAATAACATAAGAGAAGCGACATTAATTGGGATTTTAACAGGAACCGGAATTGGATTTACATTTAACTTATATTACAGAAGTTTTAGATATGACGCCGCAGGATTGGTTATTCTAGTTATAACAGTAATTGTAGTAAGCATTGAACTTCTTTCTAACAAATTGCGAAACGAAATGATGTAA
- the tnpA gene encoding IS200/IS605 family transposase, translating into MANKTNSLSHTKWMCKYHIVFTPKYRRKIVYSQYRKSVGEILRRLCEYKGVEIIEGHLMKDHVHMLVSIPPKISVSSFMGYLKGKSALMMFDKHANLKYKFGNRHFWSEGYYVSTVGLNEATIKKYIAEQEKHDIAMDKLSVKEYEDPFKGSK; encoded by the coding sequence ATGGCTAATAAAACTAATAGCCTGTCTCATACTAAATGGATGTGTAAGTATCATATAGTATTTACACCTAAGTATAGACGAAAAATTGTATATAGTCAATACAGAAAAAGTGTGGGAGAAATTTTAAGAAGATTATGTGAATATAAAGGAGTTGAAATAATAGAAGGACATCTGATGAAAGATCACGTGCATATGCTGGTAAGCATACCACCAAAAATAAGTGTATCAAGTTTTATGGGATATCTGAAAGGGAAAAGTGCATTGATGATGTTTGATAAGCATGCAAACTTAAAATATAAATTTGGAAACAGACATTTCTGGTCAGAAGGATATTATGTAAGCACAGTAGGCTTAAATGAAGCAACAATAAAAAAATATATAGCCGAACAGGAGAAACATGATATAGCGATGGACAAATTAAGTGTAAAGGAATATGAAGACCCTTTTAAGGGTAGCAAGTAG
- the phnC gene encoding phosphonate ABC transporter ATP-binding protein produces the protein MLLSLKNVSKKYKNGIVALNNVSLDVEKGEFISIIGPSGAGKSTLLRSINKMIDITSGSIYFENNDITKMKKKEIKNIHREMGMIFQNYNLVERLTGIENVLHGQLGYKSTFSSIFGLYTQEEKKNAFNLLEKVNMTKYAYQKCSELSGGQKQRIGIARAIMQNPKLLLCDEPIASLDPKSSKNIMDYLKKIVKEMKITCIINLHQVEIAKKYSTRIVALNKGKKVFDGKVENLTNEIIEDVYKNEENE, from the coding sequence ATGTTACTCAGTCTAAAAAATGTTTCAAAAAAATATAAAAATGGGATAGTTGCTTTGAATAACGTTTCTTTGGATGTGGAAAAAGGAGAATTTATTTCGATAATTGGACCATCTGGCGCAGGAAAGTCAACTTTGCTTAGAAGTATTAATAAAATGATTGATATAACTTCTGGTTCGATTTATTTTGAAAACAATGACATTACAAAGATGAAAAAAAAAGAAATAAAAAACATTCACAGAGAAATGGGAATGATTTTTCAAAATTATAATTTAGTGGAACGGCTTACTGGGATTGAAAACGTACTGCATGGTCAACTTGGATATAAATCTACTTTTTCTTCCATCTTTGGACTTTATACACAAGAGGAAAAGAAAAATGCTTTTAACTTACTGGAAAAAGTCAACATGACAAAATATGCCTATCAAAAATGCAGTGAACTTTCCGGTGGACAAAAACAGCGGATAGGGATTGCAAGAGCTATTATGCAAAACCCAAAACTACTTTTATGCGACGAGCCAATCGCTTCACTTGATCCTAAATCTTCAAAAAATATAATGGATTATTTGAAAAAAATTGTCAAAGAAATGAAAATTACTTGTATAATAAATCTTCACCAAGTCGAAATAGCAAAAAAATATTCGACTAGAATTGTCGCACTTAATAAAGGAAAAAAAGTTTTTGATGGAAAAGTCGAAAATTTGACAAACGAAATAATTGAAGATGTTTATAAAAATGAGGAGAATGAGTAG
- the secY gene encoding preprotein translocase subunit SecY, whose amino-acid sequence MTLAEAVTSRLKAIFNIPELEKRVTFTLLMILVARVGIHIAVPGINQEAFKNFQSNNAIAQFLNLFSGGAVERASIFALGIVPYINASIVFQLLGVIFPKIDEMQKEGGKERDKITQWTRYVTIVLTFIQSFGIAIMLQNQGLVLEPGAKFVISAVVLITGGTSFLMWISERISIRGIGNGTSMLIFLNIVAGLPNVVNQMMIQLKSGMGAVLQTLSFVAFVVFITLMVYVQLAERRIPIQYAGKGSLGFGGGTSSVGKRTYLPLKINMSGVMPIIFASVLMAAPPFLVGMLKSGRIKNILAAQFEPKGPLYLLLFAVLITVFSFFYTLTIAFDPEKVAEDLKQSGGTIPSIRAGAETADYLEKVATRVTFGSALFLSVLGIMPNIWFGYVLNLPVMLGGTSLLILVGTAVELLLQIDSYLAVKKMKGFVTKKHR is encoded by the coding sequence TTGACTCTAGCTGAAGCAGTAACTAGTAGATTAAAAGCTATATTTAATATTCCTGAGCTAGAAAAAAGAGTTACATTTACATTGCTTATGATACTTGTCGCAAGAGTTGGAATTCATATTGCAGTACCAGGAATAAATCAGGAAGCTTTTAAAAATTTTCAAAGTAACAATGCAATTGCTCAATTTTTAAATTTATTTTCCGGTGGAGCGGTGGAAAGAGCATCTATTTTTGCGCTAGGAATAGTTCCGTACATCAACGCTTCAATTGTGTTTCAATTATTGGGAGTAATTTTCCCTAAAATTGATGAAATGCAAAAAGAAGGTGGAAAAGAAAGAGATAAAATAACTCAGTGGACTAGATATGTAACCATTGTATTGACATTTATTCAATCATTTGGGATAGCAATTATGCTACAGAATCAAGGTTTAGTATTGGAGCCAGGAGCTAAGTTTGTAATTAGTGCAGTAGTTTTAATTACAGGTGGAACTTCGTTTCTTATGTGGATTTCTGAAAGAATTTCCATAAGAGGAATTGGAAACGGGACTTCAATGTTAATTTTCTTAAATATTGTTGCAGGATTGCCGAATGTTGTAAATCAGATGATGATTCAGTTAAAATCAGGTATGGGAGCAGTTTTACAGACATTGTCATTTGTGGCTTTTGTTGTGTTCATAACTCTTATGGTATACGTGCAGTTAGCTGAAAGAAGAATTCCTATTCAATACGCAGGAAAAGGAAGTCTTGGTTTTGGTGGAGGAACAAGTTCAGTCGGAAAAAGAACTTACTTGCCATTAAAAATAAATATGTCTGGAGTAATGCCAATCATTTTTGCCTCAGTATTAATGGCAGCACCACCATTTTTGGTAGGAATGTTGAAAAGTGGAAGAATAAAAAATATATTGGCAGCTCAGTTTGAGCCAAAGGGTCCGCTATATTTATTATTATTCGCAGTATTAATTACAGTTTTTTCATTTTTTTACACACTTACAATAGCTTTTGATCCGGAAAAAGTGGCCGAAGATTTGAAACAAAGTGGAGGAACAATTCCAAGTATAAGAGCTGGAGCCGAAACGGCAGATTATTTAGAAAAAGTTGCAACGAGAGTAACATTTGGAAGTGCCCTATTTTTATCAGTATTGGGAATTATGCCTAATATATGGTTTGGATATGTTCTAAATCTTCCTGTTATGCTTGGTGGAACAAGTTTACTAATCTTGGTGGGGACAGCGGTAGAATTATTACTACAAATTGATTCTTATCTGGCGGTTAAAAAAATGAAAGGTTTTGTAACAAAAAAACATAGATAA